One Arachis hypogaea cultivar Tifrunner chromosome 2, arahy.Tifrunner.gnm2.J5K5, whole genome shotgun sequence genomic window, AGAAACATTGAGTTTATATTGACAAAGTCCAAGGAATTTTCTTTAATTGAGAATTGGAGACAAATAACAAAAGATAGTGATGAATTCTGTGATCTGGTATAACTAGTAATGTGTGTTATATATGATTTAGCAgttataattttacatatataattaGTCTTCTAGTGTCTTAATGGCAATGCCGAAGAGACACTACGGAGATTAATGAAATGGTTATGTGGATTGTTCGAGGAAAATGTCTCTTTAGGTGATTAAGTATAATAGGTGTTTAGGAGATAGTCTTTTTGAGATTATGAATCGTTTATAATTTGTCTAAACAATCCTCTCCTTTGGAGCGAGATTGCTAACAATAATCGGAAAAAAATGTGCTCGAAGTGTAGACCAAGttgattttattaatatatatagcaCCTTGCTTATCTTAAATCTCCTGAGAAAAGAATAGGATTTCTTGCATAGGTTGTCTTTTGAGAGTTATGATATATCTCAAATTTGACCCCTTCAAAAATTACGTTGCTTGAATATAGGATGATTCTTTTATGCATATAAGTTAACTGATTTTTTTAGGTAGTATTGAGAGTTGATGatattaaatatgaatttaagtaatatttattaattttttcatttttttatatggtAATAAGTATATCTCTCTTATTAATCAAAATTAAGAGGAACAAATAGGGACAGTGATTATGGTTGTATTTTGACATAGATATATTTGTATGACGTTGATGTGTGCATGTGCCTTTGAATTATATGCATATTTCTAGAATTTTCATGTTTAAATATTAGTAAAAAGTATTGTCATAAAGGATGCATTTGTTTGTGATTTTGGGATGCAGAAAGTACCTTTCTTTTTTTCATAAGTTTAGTATTGTTTAATATGTGATTGTGGTATAGATGTTCTGGACGCGTGCAATTTTGGatgtgaaaatttgaaaatattactatattttaaataatatgcaATGTGCATTATTCTCTTATTGAACCAGTGAAATCAAATTCCATATCGacttttttttatactaaaatgaGACCTGCGCGATGCGCAGAATAGTAAAttaatgataatatataataaatattaaaaattgatatattttgtagaattaaattaaatatatataaattaaaaatatatttaaaaggtgttttatttaaaaaaaattgtagtaCAAAGTATTTATATGTTGGAGTTGTACAAGGTGAAATTTAtatttggtggtttgatttttgtatttgttttaatTGATGGACTTAGTCTTCTTATGTGGTGCTCgccctcctttttctttattggttGTTATTAGAGTTGTTGCTTTCTTCTTTCGGTCGTAGGTTCTTATGAATGCATattctttatgaattgttgagttgtatgcactttcttttgtgttgtttgtttcatctttgcatgtatgttcttcgttcgaagatgtgtcttgaatttgtatggttttctttCTCCTCAATCTCTTGATGGGTATGTGATCTTCGTCTGATGATATTAGTATTGGCGAAGTTGGTTCCTATAATgaatgaataatttaaattagaaatgaaAATTATGTCTTGAATAAGTGATTTTTTTGTATTACCTATTTTATGTATTGTAATGGATGTTGAGGTTCAGTATTTTTAGTTGGAACAAATGTCTTGGTAACAGTGTATTGTTGAGAACCTTCTTTGAGATTAAGGTCATTTAGTTTGACTTCAAATATAAGTGTGAGGTTGCACAAGTTTTTCAATTGGGGTGGTGATTCAATATCATTACTTTCCTGGAGTGTCATTAGATTTGAAATAGTTGTGCCCAACAATTTTTTTACTTCGCCATCAAATAATACAAAAGTTGTTGTAGCACTTTGATCTGAAACTTTTAATTGAATTCTGAACCTAAAATAAGTATTAGATTagtaactaataatttgatagatgcAATTATAAAAAGTATATAGAATTATCTTATGGTTGGATATTAtggtgtttgattacatgtgTCACAAATGTAGTTGTCTCCTTTTTTATATGCTTTCTTATGACACTTTTCACATTCAACATAGTTCCATCCAAATTTGTCATCAATTTCATTTATAGTTGTTAAAATTGTGAAGATCTTTTCCTATTTCAACattcaatttatgttatcattaggtatatggtatttgagtaagtatgaatgtatgatgcaTGTTGTGAGTTTTTTTTGTCATACCTAATCATCAGATTCCCATTGCATGGCCATTAGATTTTGAATAGTTATTCGATTTCTAATCATTTTGCTCTGAAGATTTGTGTTGGCATTGTCTTGGCTTGGTATCTCCATTATTTCTTCATATTAATTAGTCCTGTTTAGGATTTTGTTATATTtgttaaattgaataattaaataaattaattaatttttaagagaCTTATTAGTTATGAAATACTCATAAGTCAGCTATGCGAATTATTCAAACATACGAATTAGATCTCTCACAACTTTCTCTTTAAGAGGGCTACTTCCATTATCATTGTTGAATACTCCTGATCTATTTGATATCTCATTAGCTGTGTCATGGATATAAAGTTGTGCAAATTTACCTTTCCTCCCATATAAAGGAACCAAAGATCCAAGAAAATGGTCATTTTGACCATTAATGTAAAAAGTATATGGCCACTATGTTTATTAATTTTATGATCAATTTTTTCATCCATAGACGTAAAAGCAAAGGCTACATTATAGATGCGAATATGTTTCCTAAAATTTTTTGCAATGTTGCTTCCATGGTAATCTAGTAAATTATGTAGCAAAAGAGTTGGAGGTTTTAACAATGGCAATTGGACTCTTCCTTCCAAGCAACAAATAGAGAATTTCGAATGAGTTGTATTTCTGATTTTATGGGTCCTTTCTTCATTCCAAAGGGAGAAACTATTACTGAAAATAGGTATACTTAAATTTTGAGTAGATCGAACAGATCTCTTTTGATTTAATAATTACCTTCTTTTGCGTTTTGCCTCTCGAAACACAGCATATCTTTCCATCTCATTATTTGTATTATCTGCGGAGTTGAAGATATACAATAAAGCCACAATAGGTCTTGAAAGTGAGCTATGAATACATGATGATTGTCCACCTGTAAACAAAAAACTTTGATAAAAAGTAGTTTTAAGCAGAAAATATACCAtgaagaagtattaaaaatacaaataggcTTCTCAATTTATTTCTCAACAATTGGATTGAACTAATGAATTAGACAATATTACACAATAAAACTGGAAGGATATCCATATTTTTTTACGGATTGCAAAATTACTATTgatgtgatttttaaaaaaatatctctttttcaCATATTTCTATGATTTTAAATACAATGCAAAAGATTTCATTTTCATCCTACATAATGACAGTAAACAATTACAATAAActatatgaatttttttcttattaattagcTATGAGTAGCAATAATTAGAACAAAACATGTCACAAAATAATTTGTACTCACCCAAAGTGAAAGCTGAATTGGCAATACTCCTTAACTTAAGACATTTCTTTCTCTTCGAGGGttacaaaattattattaaagtcattcttttcaaaaattatcccTTTTTCATACATTGATAgaattttaaatatgatacaaatatttcatttaaatccTACAGAATGATTCGTAAACAATTACAGTAgaatatttttttaccaaaaatcaatacaaaaagtAGAACAAAATATATTATAAGACTCTTTTCTACTAACCTGAAGTGGAAGCTAAATTGGCATTTCTCTTTGACTTAAGATATTGCTTTCTCCTCATCCTTACTTGTCTAAATTGGATATATCTAAGTGTTTCAAATAACtgtatttttacatttttaacaTAGGCATCAAAATCACCTTAGGAATcaatttacaataaaataaagaagGTGCAATCAAAATTATGTTAAACAAACCAAACTGCATAATCATATGTTGGAGGCACATATCCTCTTGTCTTTTTTTCTCGAAAGAATTGCTCTCCGTCTCTTTAATCTAGCTATTTTGGATATTAAGTCTTCCACTCTGTCATTGCCACTGAAAATCCTTCTACAACAAAGAGAATTAAGACATGGTCAAAGAATGATAATCCATTCCAACTAAATTGTGAAAGCAATACAACACATGTGgaataataatttgaaaaagaggaaCACATAAATGTAAATTGTGGAAGCAGTACTCTACATgtagaataaaaatttataatttgatgcTCAAATATTGCAATAAACAGTATATAGGGAGCAATAATTTTAAATGGATATTAATTTTGGTTGTGACTGTTGGATAGAACCCGTTGAAAAAGAAGAATACATAAATTTGTGCTACATGCaatgatttcaaaattaaaatgttacTATTAATTACAAATAAATAGGGCTATTGAAAATGTTATTGAACAATAGAATGAAAAGAGTAAAGGAAAAATTGCAAAATCTATAGAAAAATACCTGGGATCTAGAATCGAGCTCCGCCAGAAAAATCGCAACAGGAGGACTGGAATTTGGCctggtttctgcaatttacacaATGCAGCTCCGCTGGAGATGGATATCGTGATGGACAATTTGTTTCGCGAAAAGGATAATGGCTCATGAGACTAGAAGAGGATGTAGGAAATAGGATTTTGGTATGGAGAGGTGTTGAGAGGAAGAAGGTTTTGAGAAATATAAGAAAGGTAATAGGCTTTTTGgtattttcagttttttttttttttttctgagcaaatgttaatttgtgtttttgttattttagaaataaggattgatttggaaaaaattatttattgtgtTAAGCTGTtggtttttattgtgttttttagtgtttttttgtatatttttatttttttatttgaaaataatagctGATTTGGTAAGAtttgagtggttgattctaaaattttgtcaAGTAAGCGATGCTGCTGACATGGCATTAGTAGGAGAAGAGAAATGGCttaaaaataatgtgaataaacttatgtatctacttttatatattaagaatagacgGTACAAACGGGAATGGATTTGCAATTAGCAAAACATCAAGTAAAATTGAAGGTATTCATGGTAAGTCGCTAAATGAAACCGAAGTGGCAGTAGCTACTGAAGAGAAAGGAACTCATGCTTTTGAAATTAATCCTTCTCAAATAACTTAGTTGTGAGCTTTTCAAAGATactcttttgttcttttattgttataccaattctttttttttttttagtttttcatcatcattattataatGATGATAATCATGACGATTACCTTTTAATGGTTATTACAAATAGTCAATGTTGGTTCAGCTAacagtttaatttatttcatatatGATTGTTTATGATTAATCATATACACGTTTTTATTCGCGGTTCTGATTTGTGTTGCTCAATTATTGTTGGATACTGAGAAAAGTATTTGTGAATTGTGATACacatattgtaaatatttgctcaattcttggttctgatttttttttcttttcctccttttaaGAAGTTATTGTAGAATCTAAGTCATCACAATTATTTTTTCGTTTTgctattttcaactttttttttattatttttcaattcagattttcttcttataaGTTTTTTATTCATTGGCTAAAACAGTTGGGATTGGTTAACACCCGAATTTACAAAGACATTTGAAACTATGGATGTAGATGAGTTTGAGAAAGAACTGTTTGCAACAGCCAGCAAGTGATGCTAAGGTATGATGATTGAATATATCTTCAATAATTGAGGGGTAATTGCATTAACTATATGGTAAGTTCCCAAATATTCAATACATAAATTACTTTCAGCTATTCTTCATATCTGTTTTGTTTGCCCCCATCTCTGTGGTCCGTGGAGGAAGTTTCATGTAAATTtaatcttcttcttttattttctgttttgattgtttatgaattaAAATCATAACATTGATTTAATATTGGTTATTTCAGTAGGGTTTAAGCTATGATCAAGAAGTTTTGCATTCAGTTAGCAAGAAGAAACCACCACTTTCTTCTTTCAAATTGCTGAAGAACAATGGAACCTCCAACTTTGCTTCTACACCACAAATCAACAATAGCTTCTGTTTCTTTAAAGCGAGATAACAGTAACGTTGCTACTACCCCAACTAGCAGCAACAACAAGCAGCCTTAATTATTAAAAGTAAAATCAAATTATAACCTATATAATCCTCACTATGTAGCTTGCAGAATTAtgatctttattatttttctaatctTACTCCAATAATTATCCATTGTGTATCTTTTTTAGCTATAGTATTATTTTACTCATGGTTCTCAGTTGTTCATCATTATTTATTACTAACAAACCAGATTATATGTATATGTTTTGATATTTgaataaaagttattaattaagtaGGTGTTTTCTGTGTGGCTTGTTGTTTGGTAGCTAAAATTGACTTTCTTTTAATCATCCAATGATATAGGGACACATGTGCATTAGACAGTCAAACGAAAGAGTGCACCAACTTTTAGTCAAAGCTAGCAATAAGTGCTAAGTGCGGTAACATTAAATATTTACTCTACGGACATGAGGGAGATTTTGGGTTCCAAAAACAAGACTTTAATATGGGCCAAAGTTTGGGTCTGACAAAAACATATAGTTAAAAAATTGGCTGgatatccaaaaatttcttggacAATAACTAAGATTTATAGTTCAAAAGGAGAGGTAAATTATGAATTTCGTTGTAGACGAAAttcaaaaaaagagaataaagggGTTCTTATATGTCTGatctaaaaagaaaaggaaaaaaattatgcAATAATTTTTTGCTATGTTAATTAGGATAAACTTTAAGAATGATATTCGATTGTTGACTTACTGGCTCAAATTAGAATAAGAATTTGTTTATTGTGTTAGAAGCTAAAACTTGAgtgagaaaaattttaaaagaatcttttgttgtttttaagGAGACAAATTATGTAGCAGTATTAATTATATCAATaatatttagaaaataataaaaattagttaaatacaaataattatagatgtataataaaataattgattaaattagaatttctaatattaaaaattttttattatcataaagCATAAGTAATCTTAAGTTTTAATTTAACTGGTTTGAAAATTGTATTtataaaattcaacaataatcaagACTCTTCGGACAATGCGCACGCTTTTGATTTAAGCCAacatttcatttttaaaaaagtGTGGGCATTATCCGAAGTGTCttgattattattaaattttacaaatataaatttttcaaactaattaaattaaaatttaagattatttatgatttacgataacaaaaaatttttaatgtgaaaaaattttaatttaatcaattattttattatacatctataaatatatatttattatatttaaaattatataattattttaataataattattaaatattaaataagataatttataaattagattATAAACCTTAGTTATTGTCTAAAAATTTTTTGGTCATCCAACCAGTTTTTCAATTATACATTTTTGTTAAACCCAAACTTTGGCCCATGTTAAAGTGTTGTTTTTGGAACCCAAAATCCCACCCATATCCCTGCAGTAAACTATTAATATTACCCTACTTAACactaacggctagttttgaccgAAAGTTAGGACACTCTTTTATTTGATTTCTTGCTGCACGTGTCCTTATTCTATTGGATGGTAAAAAAAAGCCACCCTTAGCCATTGAACAACAAATCACCTCAGAACTCACCAACTAAGTATATTGATTTCTCATATATGTATTCATTTATGAATTGTTAATGTCATCATTGCATGGGTCATGCACTTTTTTTTCCCTTCCATATGCATGAGGCAACATGGTAATAAAAATAATGTGTATCTTGAAAAGGCACAATAAGTCAGTGTGTTAGTAACACTTGTTAATGTAAACTTTTTTagtataaattctaatttttttcccTACCAAGTATAGAAATAGTACATTCAGTAAAGGATGAAAGGCACATTGGTGAATTTTCGTTTTACAGCACCCAGACCTGTAAAATTTTTTCATGACACATGACATATTATTCAGATAATTCTGCTAAGATTTTGACCGAGTTATTTTCATGAATGCAAATTTAGTTTAAGATAAGAGCATTCACATATTATTATGATGAAGCATTCTTTATTTAATTCAGCTTTTGTTATGTGCATTATATGAGATGTAGCAAGAGAAGGTTATTATTCATTTTAATCTTGCTGTAAACAAGAATTTCCATTTCCATTATATTCACCGCTGGATTAATAGCCATTAATGTGCCTATTAATCCTctttttattcattaaatgtgTGTAATAGTAACAACAGTGAGATTAATGAAGATGataattattttacattttaattgAAAGATCTTGAATCTAAGTTTTAGAAATAGTAAAAAATCTCGTCTAATTcccattatatatatagatgtgcagggtaaaaaaatatttgcacacaatttttttattgtttaaagcTGCATATTTTATTTGCTTATATTATATGTATACCTTGTGATCGTATTTGACGATTGATCAAGAGAATTTATAGTTTAGAATTTAGGTTTTGTTTGATTTCTGTTCTAGGATGATAGACACAAGAACAATATTAAAACATAGAAAACAAATCTCTctcttttgatttttgttataatGAATAGAATTTAAAAAGTGCTTAAGTCTCATGTTTAGTTTAAACGACAAAACAAATGactaaaataaattctttttggttaaaaagaaaaaataaaaattctaaatttttaacatCCTAATTGCTTGTCATCACAATCATTGTATATGAGCAAATATATTTTTGCTTGTCATCTTAATtgctcaattaaaaaaaaaaaaaaaccacagtTATCCATAGAGGTGCATATCTATTTACTAGATTCTATAAATTGCAAAATGCATCAtaatttattactttattaaCGAAATAAACATTGCCCCAATGTGACATAAGAGTAAATGATTACATGTCTAAAAGACCAGAAATTCAGAATATTATATGACTTAATAGGAACGCACTTCATTCCTGTTGTAAAAAAGACCAGAAGGACTGCCATTTGGAAGTAATGCTAATCTCACAACATTAGCAGCACCTTCTTCCACCGTATAAAGGCCAGTATTTGCAGTGATATCAGTCTTAATATAACCAGGACAAAGACAATTGATGCAAAAAGTAGGCAACATTTTGGCAAGAATTCTTGTATAGGCATTCATAGCAGCTTTGGACAGAGTGTAGGCACCAAAAGCCGTAGGCCAGCCTTTGTCTTTTAATGACCCTTCTTTGAAATCTTTCATAAACTCATTTAACACCACATCCACTCTCTCTTCAGTAAGGTTTTCAGCATCACTTAACACCCCTTTGCCCCATTTGTTTGATATACGCTGtgtttaaaataaataagtatttttatggtcattatttgtaaaaaaaaaaattaattaatttagtcaaatatttttttactacgATTAATTGTAAAAATGGTTGTTTACTATTTTTAATAACAATTCTAttcttcaccaaaaaaaaatttctcttaatAAGTTCTAATATACCTTACCTCTAATATTCCCAAGGAAGATGACACGTTGACAATTGTTGGTGAATCAGATAACTGGAGGAGGGGAAGAAGAGATTCAGTGGTTCTTTTAGAACCGTAATAATTTATTTGCAAACATTCTTCGCCTAATTCATATGTTTCAATCCTTGCTTTTTCTAGTTCTTCTTCAGATAAATCCTGAAGATTAAGAACAGGTCAATCATAATTAATAAGCATTATATATTAGAAGATAAAATATTTAGCCCTGCCTAAAGATGCTTACCTGGGGTTTCGATATTACTGAAGGGATTAAATCGTTGTCTGTAATTACAAGTCCATTAATCCCTGCATTGTTAACCTACGAAATGCAACACTTGCAAATCATCGTCAAAATGAGAACCTTGAGAAGTAATCCAATATAATTAGTATATTAATTAAGGGAATGACTTAAGTTTACCAATATACAGTTgaatattccttttttttttcccccAAGTTACACCACAATAAAGACCTATCAAATTTATTTCCCCATTTTACCCAAAACAATAACAttaagggtaaagtactaaattagtcCCCTACGTTTGGACGTAATCTTGTTTTggttcttaaggtttaaagtatcctatttgaatctaaaaaaattttatttagcttCAATTTGGTTCCACCGTGAggtcaaagataaataattaatgaaatgtcctacatgacagcagtatAAAAATAAGGTCGATAATTTGAAGAATAAGTACAAActtcagaggcacaaaatcaactgtgtatttaacattttttttagttttatagaaaatattt contains:
- the LOC140178282 gene encoding (+)-neomenthol dehydrogenase-like, which codes for MEEAPQRYAVVTGANKGIGLEVVRQLASNGVKVVLTSRDEKRGLHALETLKDLSDFVFFHQLDVADPASVASLADFIKSKFGKLDILVNNAGINGLVITDNDLIPSVISKPQDLSEEELEKARIETYELGEECLQINYYGSKRTTESLLPLLQLSDSPTIVNVSSSLGILERISNKWGKGVLSDAENLTEERVDVVLNEFMKDFKEGSLKDKGWPTAFGAYTLSKAAMNAYTRILAKMLPTFCINCLCPGYIKTDITANTGLYTVEEGAANVVRLALLPNGSPSGLFYNRNEVRSY